From Acinetobacter sp. ASP199, the proteins below share one genomic window:
- the yegQ gene encoding tRNA 5-hydroxyuridine modification protein YegQ, with amino-acid sequence MSFDLIMSITPVTELLSPAGSLKNMRYAFAYGADAVYAGQPRYSLRVRNNEFDHDNLAIGIKEAHDLGKKFYVVVNIQPHNSKLKNFIRDLEPVVAMQPDALIMSDPGLIMLVREHFPHMDIHLSVQANAVNWATVKFWKNMGLTRVILSRELSIEEIEEIKQQVPDMEIEVFVHGALCMAYSGRCMLSGYMNRRDANQGACTNACRWEYKVLDAKEDVTGDVIPVKSLDSGCCSKDMDESHKVAQHQFDEPVLLQRNDEDMFAAEEDEHGTYFMNSKDLRAVQHVERLTKVGVHSLKIEGRTKSYFYCARTAQIYRKAIDDALAGKPFDPSLMTQLEGLANRGYTEGFLRRHVHSEYQNYENGSSSFDHQIFCGEVLERNGDYIKIDVKNRFVVGDSLELMTTKGNITFTLTEIKDRKGNQIEDAKGSGHIVEIPIPADVDMSYALLIRNLPTSTADISASSLAYQAG; translated from the coding sequence ATGTCTTTCGATTTGATCATGAGTATAACCCCTGTTACTGAACTTCTCTCACCTGCTGGCTCACTGAAAAACATGCGCTATGCTTTTGCTTATGGTGCAGATGCAGTCTATGCCGGCCAGCCGCGTTATAGCCTGCGTGTTCGTAATAATGAATTTGATCATGACAATCTGGCCATAGGTATTAAAGAAGCACATGATCTTGGCAAAAAATTCTATGTGGTGGTGAATATCCAGCCACATAACTCCAAGCTGAAAAACTTTATCCGTGATCTTGAACCTGTAGTGGCGATGCAACCGGATGCACTGATCATGTCTGATCCAGGCCTGATCATGCTGGTCCGTGAACATTTTCCACATATGGACATTCACCTGTCTGTACAAGCCAATGCGGTAAACTGGGCAACAGTAAAATTCTGGAAGAATATGGGACTTACTCGCGTGATTTTGTCACGTGAGCTGTCGATTGAAGAAATTGAAGAAATCAAACAGCAAGTACCAGATATGGAGATTGAAGTCTTCGTGCATGGTGCGCTGTGCATGGCCTACTCCGGGCGCTGCATGCTGTCTGGTTATATGAATAGACGTGATGCCAACCAAGGTGCCTGCACTAATGCCTGTCGCTGGGAATACAAAGTTTTGGATGCCAAAGAAGATGTCACAGGTGATGTGATTCCAGTGAAAAGTCTGGATTCAGGCTGCTGCTCCAAAGATATGGATGAAAGCCATAAAGTAGCGCAACACCAGTTTGACGAGCCGGTTCTACTGCAGCGTAACGATGAAGATATGTTTGCAGCTGAAGAAGATGAACATGGCACCTATTTCATGAATTCCAAAGACCTTCGTGCAGTTCAGCATGTAGAACGCCTGACCAAAGTCGGTGTGCATTCACTGAAAATTGAAGGTCGGACGAAATCTTATTTCTACTGCGCGCGCACCGCACAGATCTATCGTAAAGCTATTGATGATGCACTGGCTGGTAAACCATTTGATCCATCTTTAATGACTCAGTTAGAAGGTCTGGCAAACCGTGGTTATACCGAAGGTTTCCTGCGCCGCCATGTACATAGTGAATATCAGAACTATGAAAATGGTTCTTCCAGTTTTGATCATCAAATTTTCTGTGGTGAAGTGCTGGAACGCAATGGTGATTACATCAAGATTGATGTGAAAAACCGCTTTGTAGTCGGCGATTCACTGGAACTGATGACCACAAAGGGCAACATTACTTTTACTTTGACTGAAATCAAAGACCGTAAAGGCAATCAGATTGAAGATGCCAAAGGTTCAGGTCATATCGTCGAAATTCCGATTCCAGCAGATGTGGATATGAGTTATGCCCTGCTGATCCGTAACTTACCGACATCGACTGCTGATATTTCCGCATCTTCACTCGCTTATCAGGCAGGCTAA
- a CDS encoding Cd(II)/Pb(II)-responsive transcriptional regulator yields MSLYLISQIAKKSHLSTDTVRFYEKKGLIKPNFRANNQYRYFDNEALKRLIFIKRCRDLDMSLKEIETLIELEQNPEQNCTVVNNIIDQHLQNITIKMKELAAFKTQLSELRNSCNTPTTINHCQILKTLERSEIEGQ; encoded by the coding sequence ATGTCTTTGTATCTGATTTCACAGATCGCCAAAAAGTCACATTTAAGTACAGACACAGTGCGTTTTTATGAGAAAAAAGGATTGATTAAGCCGAATTTTCGAGCAAATAATCAGTATCGTTATTTTGATAATGAAGCGCTTAAAAGGCTGATTTTTATCAAGCGCTGTCGTGACCTGGATATGTCCTTAAAGGAAATTGAGACCTTGATCGAACTGGAGCAAAATCCCGAGCAGAACTGTACAGTAGTCAACAATATCATTGACCAGCATCTACAGAATATTACCATTAAAATGAAAGAATTAGCAGCTTTTAAAACTCAGCTTTCCGAGCTAAGAAATAGCTGTAATACGCCGACTACGATTAACCATTGTCAGATCCTGAAAACCTTGGAACGGTCTGAAATTGAAGGTCAATAA
- a CDS encoding tellurium resistance protein: MSQIDVLIPIQDIAADPSEILSIKRNELVPLLSDQYRLNHYADQLIQAQAVLLNGVDPQLTQQLSQTIEKIIQALADSRKYLKQRKFNALQKWLGIDLDYGSSQVEYYKNLDRLLDQASHLSRKLQIEIQKSQSRFQQLTGLREQMAKYILAAEEFLREYPQFVKNQHPLDNFSERLSKKIHTLKTLQASNDIAITQMQLSQQLSFSLLDRFKEAQQVLIPAWQYHVKQSNSKHSTSDLEKLDNSREKLIKTLRKSLEKPSKI; encoded by the coding sequence ATGTCACAAATAGATGTTTTGATCCCGATCCAGGATATTGCAGCAGATCCGAGTGAGATTTTAAGCATCAAGCGTAATGAGCTTGTCCCTTTGCTCAGCGATCAGTACAGGTTGAATCACTATGCCGATCAGCTGATTCAGGCCCAGGCAGTCCTTTTAAATGGGGTTGATCCACAACTCACGCAACAGCTCAGTCAGACCATTGAGAAGATTATTCAGGCGCTGGCAGATTCCAGGAAATATCTGAAGCAGCGTAAGTTCAATGCCTTGCAAAAATGGCTGGGAATTGATCTGGATTATGGCTCCAGTCAGGTTGAGTATTATAAAAATCTGGATCGCTTGCTGGATCAGGCCAGTCATCTCAGCCGTAAACTACAGATTGAAATTCAGAAATCCCAGTCACGTTTTCAACAGCTGACCGGGTTACGTGAACAGATGGCCAAATATATTCTGGCTGCAGAAGAATTCCTGCGGGAATATCCGCAGTTTGTAAAAAACCAGCATCCACTGGATAATTTCTCAGAACGTCTATCCAAGAAAATTCATACTTTAAAAACCCTGCAAGCCAGTAATGATATTGCCATTACTCAGATGCAGCTGTCTCAACAGCTTTCCTTTAGCCTGCTGGACCGGTTTAAGGAAGCACAGCAGGTACTGATTCCTGCCTGGCAATATCATGTCAAACAAAGCAACAGTAAACACTCGACAAGTGATCTGGAAAAACTTGATAATAGTCGGGAAAAGCTAATTAAAACGTTAAGAAAATCGCTCGAGAAACCCTCGAAAATATAA
- a CDS encoding toxic anion resistance protein gives MTNPDTVNLPVKKENEIAEQKFQQMDLKELGLQPEDFQEVLAVRKELQEMSHNAVAEYGKNIASKTATYTDELLNLVQNRDLDTTGQKLNQVVQVAQQLNASSILSKNKTSGFFGNLLNKFKGAKQNFDSHFNTTKEQIDVLVKEIETSQSGLKARVSTLDKMFDGVQDEYKQLGIHIAAGRIREHELQQDIAALTALPQDQTTTQKIYDLNHLANNLEKRISDLQVLQQSAMQTLPMIRIIQSNNLMLVDKFYAIKNITLPAWKNQISLAISLHEQKNSVQLANSIDDATNELLRRNADLLHQNSIDTARANQRSVIDIETLEHVQNTLINTVNDVIQIQKEGMQKRTEATARLKALQDNLNYLVIESSADRSE, from the coding sequence ATGACCAATCCTGATACTGTGAATCTGCCTGTCAAAAAAGAGAATGAAATTGCTGAACAGAAATTTCAGCAAATGGACCTGAAGGAATTGGGCTTGCAGCCTGAGGATTTTCAGGAAGTACTGGCAGTGCGCAAGGAATTGCAGGAAATGAGTCATAATGCCGTGGCAGAATACGGCAAGAATATTGCCAGTAAAACTGCGACCTATACTGATGAACTACTCAATCTGGTTCAGAACCGAGACCTAGATACAACCGGCCAGAAACTGAATCAGGTGGTTCAGGTGGCACAGCAACTGAATGCCTCCAGTATTCTAAGTAAAAACAAAACCTCAGGTTTCTTTGGTAATCTGCTTAACAAGTTCAAAGGTGCTAAACAGAACTTTGATAGCCATTTTAATACCACCAAAGAACAGATTGATGTACTGGTCAAAGAAATTGAGACTTCTCAATCTGGCCTGAAAGCACGCGTATCGACTTTAGATAAAATGTTTGATGGCGTGCAGGATGAATACAAACAGCTGGGTATTCATATTGCGGCAGGGCGTATCCGTGAACATGAATTACAGCAGGATATTGCTGCGCTGACAGCATTACCCCAAGATCAGACCACCACGCAGAAAATTTATGATCTGAATCATCTGGCCAATAATCTGGAAAAGCGGATCAGTGATTTGCAGGTATTACAGCAATCCGCGATGCAGACCTTGCCTATGATTCGCATTATTCAGTCCAATAATCTGATGCTGGTCGACAAGTTCTATGCCATTAAAAATATTACCTTACCAGCCTGGAAAAACCAGATCAGCCTGGCGATTTCTCTGCATGAACAAAAGAACAGTGTTCAACTTGCCAACAGTATTGATGATGCGACCAATGAGTTACTGCGCCGTAATGCTGATCTGTTGCATCAGAACTCCATCGACACGGCTCGTGCCAACCAGCGTTCAGTCATTGACATAGAAACACTTGAACATGTCCAGAATACCCTTATTAATACAGTTAATGATGTGATTCAGATTCAGAAAGAAGGCATGCAGAAACGCACTGAGGCAACAGCACGTTTAAAAGCTTTGCAAGATAATCTGAATTATCTGGTCATCGAATCGAGTGCAGACAGGTCGGAATAA
- the tsaA gene encoding tRNA (N6-threonylcarbamoyladenosine(37)-N6)-methyltransferase TrmO, translated as MKELTIPVIGIMKSPYKEKFGIPRQPNLVEVESYIEMQGPYNDLLAFEGIEEFSHLWLLWQFHDNKNQENSKFRPQVRPPRLGGNQKIGVFATRSMYRPSPIGLSVVKLKEVQKVGKTVRVYVTGSDLLDGTPIVDIKPYIHYSDAVIDAQSGYAQEEPVRKYVVWSEQAELERNQLVKMKGLSEQIIQELAEVLSLNPRPAYQADPERIYGMRFADFNIKFIVNQTSVLIVEIE; from the coding sequence ATGAAAGAACTGACTATACCTGTAATTGGTATAATGAAATCTCCTTATAAAGAAAAATTTGGTATTCCTCGTCAGCCCAATCTGGTGGAAGTGGAGTCTTATATTGAAATGCAGGGTCCTTATAATGATCTGCTGGCTTTTGAGGGGATTGAGGAGTTCAGTCATTTATGGCTGCTCTGGCAGTTTCATGACAATAAAAACCAGGAAAACAGCAAGTTCCGTCCACAGGTACGTCCACCACGTTTAGGTGGAAATCAGAAAATAGGGGTGTTCGCGACACGTAGTATGTATCGTCCTTCACCCATTGGTTTATCCGTGGTAAAGCTTAAAGAAGTGCAAAAAGTCGGCAAAACAGTCCGTGTTTATGTGACGGGCAGTGACCTTTTAGATGGCACTCCGATTGTCGATATTAAACCTTATATTCACTATTCCGATGCTGTGATAGATGCGCAAAGCGGTTATGCTCAGGAAGAGCCGGTACGTAAATATGTGGTTTGGTCAGAACAGGCAGAGCTGGAAAGAAATCAGTTAGTCAAAATGAAAGGCCTTTCGGAACAGATCATTCAGGAACTGGCAGAGGTTTTATCCCTTAATCCGCGTCCAGCCTATCAGGCGGATCCGGAGCGAATTTACGGTATGCGCTTTGCAGATTTCAATATCAAATTTATTGTCAATCAAACTTCTGTCCTGATTGTCGAGATTGAGTGA
- a CDS encoding YfhL family 4Fe-4S dicluster ferredoxin yields MALLITDKCINCDMCLPECPNDAIYEGDKIYEIDVNRCTECVGFYDHQTCVSVCPIECIVPHPEHVETKEQLMEKFKGLNLFSS; encoded by the coding sequence ATGGCACTCTTGATCACAGATAAATGCATCAACTGCGACATGTGTCTGCCTGAGTGTCCGAATGATGCCATTTATGAAGGCGACAAGATCTACGAAATTGATGTCAATCGCTGTACGGAATGTGTCGGTTTTTATGATCATCAAACCTGCGTATCTGTGTGTCCAATTGAGTGCATTGTGCCTCATCCGGAACATGTGGAGACAAAAGAACAATTGATGGAGAAATTTAAGGGACTGAATTTATTCAGCTCTTAA
- a CDS encoding MgtC/SapB family protein, which produces MDFSAVPMNDSSFQELLTILTSALGCGLLIGLERERHKQREQQPSFAGLRSFAICALLGAICFLFGMITGLVGALIIGGMVISSIRNQPDDPGITTELAFVMTYFIGAICLWNISLAAGIAILITVILMAKHSMHNIAGKWITEAEFRDGLLLLALVLIGLPLTPDTPLWGKVLNPYLILKLLTLILVVQALAHIAKRLLSTKNALMLSSIASGFVSSTATIAQLGLQVRKGEMDARSNAGAALMSCISTLLLLFIVVGGVSFSWLKILLLPSLVAMAILTTCAFLLLRKAKPPENYEKEEDSRIFSLKEAVIIAVTLTLIQAAIYGLELVLGDAGLLAGTLLASLFEIHAAMASVVIQGDPSNTRLIQALLIGLAAHALAKSVNAALSGGFKYAMYFVPVQILHMAVLIGILWWTLKL; this is translated from the coding sequence ATGGATTTTAGCGCAGTGCCTATGAATGACAGTTCCTTTCAGGAACTGCTCACTATCCTGACTTCAGCATTAGGCTGTGGCCTATTGATAGGCCTGGAACGAGAGCGGCATAAACAGCGGGAGCAACAACCCAGCTTTGCTGGCTTACGTTCATTTGCCATCTGTGCCTTATTGGGAGCCATCTGCTTTCTATTCGGAATGATCACCGGTTTGGTAGGCGCGTTGATTATTGGTGGCATGGTGATTTCCTCTATCCGCAATCAGCCGGATGATCCTGGTATTACCACCGAACTCGCATTTGTGATGACCTATTTTATCGGAGCAATCTGTCTGTGGAATATTTCGCTGGCTGCCGGAATTGCAATACTCATCACCGTGATCCTGATGGCCAAACATTCTATGCACAACATTGCCGGAAAATGGATTACTGAAGCTGAGTTCCGTGATGGTTTGCTATTACTGGCCTTGGTATTGATTGGTTTACCTTTGACACCCGATACACCGCTGTGGGGCAAGGTGCTTAATCCCTACCTGATTTTGAAACTCCTAACTTTAATTCTAGTGGTACAAGCGCTGGCGCATATTGCCAAACGCTTACTTTCTACAAAAAATGCCCTGATGCTTTCATCCATTGCTTCTGGTTTTGTTTCTAGCACAGCGACAATCGCCCAATTGGGTCTACAGGTCCGTAAAGGTGAGATGGATGCCCGATCCAATGCCGGTGCCGCACTGATGTCCTGTATTTCGACTTTATTGCTACTGTTCATTGTGGTCGGAGGAGTATCTTTTAGCTGGCTTAAAATTCTTTTGCTTCCTTCTTTAGTTGCAATGGCCATTCTGACTACCTGTGCATTTCTATTGTTGCGAAAAGCCAAACCACCAGAAAATTATGAAAAAGAAGAAGATAGCCGGATTTTCAGCCTAAAAGAAGCGGTCATTATTGCTGTCACATTGACGCTAATTCAGGCTGCGATTTATGGCTTGGAATTAGTACTTGGCGATGCCGGCTTGCTGGCAGGCACTCTACTGGCTTCACTATTTGAGATCCATGCCGCTATGGCCAGTGTCGTGATTCAGGGCGACCCGAGCAATACACGGCTGATTCAGGCCCTACTGATAGGCCTTGCAGCCCATGCTTTAGCAAAATCCGTAAATGCCGCCCTGTCAGGCGGATTCAAATATGCTATGTATTTTGTACCGGTGCAGATCCTGCATATGGCAGTTTTGATCGGGATTTTATGGTGGACCCTAAAGCTTTAG
- a CDS encoding cation transporter, with protein sequence MVCSCSHEPAPIKPNSKFRMALWIALWINLSMFLVELVGGAYAHSSALWADSLDFFGDAVNYGISLAVLGASLYWRATVALIKGLTMAVFGLVVMGKVIYAYLLGIPPEAITMGIIGAIALLANVITAVILYAFRDGDSNMKSVWLCSRNDAIGNVAVIFAAIGVFGTGSLWPDMIVAMIMASLGLTAGYQVVKQALQERRTTA encoded by the coding sequence ATGGTCTGTAGCTGTAGTCATGAACCGGCACCCATCAAGCCAAACAGCAAGTTTAGAATGGCTTTATGGATTGCCTTATGGATTAACCTCAGCATGTTTCTGGTAGAGCTGGTCGGTGGAGCCTATGCTCATTCTTCAGCTTTATGGGCCGACTCGCTAGATTTCTTTGGGGATGCAGTGAATTATGGGATTTCACTGGCTGTATTAGGTGCAAGCCTGTACTGGCGAGCCACTGTAGCCTTAATTAAGGGCCTGACCATGGCAGTCTTTGGTCTGGTGGTGATGGGGAAAGTTATCTATGCCTACCTGCTCGGTATTCCTCCTGAAGCCATCACGATGGGGATTATCGGAGCAATCGCTTTACTGGCCAATGTGATTACGGCTGTAATTCTTTATGCTTTCCGCGATGGAGATTCAAACATGAAGTCTGTGTGGCTGTGTAGCCGAAATGATGCAATTGGCAACGTAGCAGTCATATTTGCGGCCATTGGCGTATTTGGAACCGGCAGTTTATGGCCCGATATGATTGTAGCCATGATTATGGCTAGTCTGGGATTAACTGCAGGGTATCAGGTGGTGAAGCAGGCATTACAAGAACGTCGTACAACTGCATGA
- the ahpF gene encoding alkyl hydroperoxide reductase subunit F, giving the protein MLDQNTTAQLKTLLERLEGPIELVATIDASDKSAKIKELVEEIAALSDLVTARFDGTNKRAPSFGVAKAGEEPRVYFAGLPMGHEFTSLILALLQTSGYAPKVSNEVLESIKGLGIKSDFDVFVSLSCHNCPDVVQALNLIAIYNPGTTATMIDGAFFQEEVEERKIMAVPMVFQDNEHIGQGRMTLEEIVAKLDTDSAAKDAEKLNAKEAFDVLIVGGGPAGNTSAIYAARKGIRTGIVAERMGGQVMDTMDIENFTSVQKTQGPKFAAEMEAHVREYGVDIMNLQRVSDIKGADETANGLVEVTLENGAKLESKTVILSTGARWREMNVPGEQEYKTRGVAYCPHCDGPLFKGKRVAVIGGGNSGVEAAIDLAGIVEHVTLVEFDTKLRADQVLQDKLNSLPNTTVIKNALSTEVVGDGSQVTALKYKDRATDEEHTVELAGIFVQIGLLPNTDFLKETAVELSNRGEIVINDRNETNVKGVFAAGDCTTVPYKQIIIATGEGAKASLSAFDYIIRSGQ; this is encoded by the coding sequence ATGTTAGATCAAAATACAACAGCTCAGTTAAAAACCCTTTTAGAACGCCTTGAAGGTCCAATCGAACTGGTTGCAACGATAGATGCTTCGGATAAATCTGCAAAAATCAAAGAACTTGTAGAGGAAATCGCTGCACTGTCTGATTTGGTGACTGCCCGTTTTGATGGTACCAACAAACGTGCACCAAGCTTTGGTGTGGCAAAAGCCGGTGAAGAACCACGTGTGTACTTCGCAGGTCTGCCAATGGGTCATGAGTTCACTTCGCTGATTCTGGCATTGCTGCAAACTTCGGGTTATGCACCGAAAGTATCGAATGAAGTTCTTGAGTCGATCAAAGGTCTAGGAATCAAGTCTGACTTTGATGTGTTTGTCTCTTTAAGCTGTCATAACTGTCCGGATGTGGTTCAGGCACTCAACCTGATTGCGATCTATAATCCAGGCACAACAGCAACCATGATCGATGGTGCTTTCTTCCAGGAAGAAGTGGAAGAACGTAAAATCATGGCGGTACCAATGGTGTTCCAGGACAATGAACACATCGGTCAGGGTCGTATGACTTTGGAAGAAATCGTGGCGAAACTGGATACCGACTCTGCTGCCAAAGATGCGGAAAAGCTGAATGCCAAAGAAGCATTTGATGTACTGATTGTCGGTGGTGGTCCTGCGGGGAATACCTCTGCCATCTATGCAGCACGTAAAGGCATCCGTACCGGGATCGTGGCTGAACGCATGGGCGGTCAGGTCATGGATACCATGGATATTGAGAACTTCACATCAGTGCAAAAGACTCAAGGTCCTAAGTTTGCTGCCGAGATGGAAGCACACGTCCGTGAATACGGTGTCGACATCATGAACCTGCAACGTGTATCTGACATCAAAGGTGCGGATGAAACTGCCAACGGTCTGGTTGAAGTGACCTTGGAAAATGGTGCCAAACTTGAATCAAAAACCGTGATTCTGTCGACTGGAGCACGCTGGAGAGAGATGAATGTTCCAGGTGAGCAGGAATATAAAACCCGTGGTGTTGCGTACTGTCCACACTGTGACGGCCCACTATTCAAAGGCAAACGTGTTGCGGTGATTGGTGGTGGTAACTCGGGTGTAGAAGCTGCAATCGACCTTGCTGGTATTGTTGAGCATGTCACCCTGGTGGAATTTGATACCAAGCTACGTGCGGATCAGGTACTGCAGGACAAATTGAACAGCTTGCCAAATACCACGGTGATCAAGAATGCGTTATCAACAGAAGTGGTTGGTGATGGTTCACAGGTGACGGCTCTTAAATACAAAGACCGCGCGACTGATGAAGAACATACGGTTGAACTGGCAGGGATCTTTGTACAGATCGGTTTGTTACCAAACACGGATTTCTTAAAAGAAACTGCTGTTGAACTTTCCAACCGTGGCGAGATCGTCATCAATGACCGCAACGAAACCAATGTGAAAGGTGTATTTGCTGCCGGTGACTGTACCACAGTACCTTACAAGCAGATCATCATTGCAACGGGTGAAGGCGCGAAAGCATCCCTATCTGCATTTGATTACATCATTCGTTCGGGTCAGTAA
- a CDS encoding ferredoxin--NADP reductase produces MAAFNVEKITHVHHWNDTLFSFKTTRDTALRFKNGQFVMIGLEVNGKPLMRAYSIASANYEEELEFFSIKVPDGPLTSILQKVKVGDEILVSRKPTGTLVLDDLNPGKNLYLLSSGTGLAPFLSVIRDPETYERFEKIIVVHGTRFISELAYQDLILNEIPNHEFFGELGAKEKLVYYPTVTREDFHTQGRVTTAIESGQLFEKIGLPRFNPETDRAMLCGSPAFLDDVAALLDQHGLKESPRMGVLGDYVIERAFVEK; encoded by the coding sequence ATGGCTGCTTTTAACGTCGAAAAGATTACTCACGTCCACCATTGGAATGACACATTATTCTCTTTTAAAACGACTCGTGATACTGCATTACGTTTTAAAAACGGTCAGTTTGTGATGATCGGCCTTGAGGTCAATGGCAAGCCTTTAATGCGTGCATATTCAATTGCAAGTGCAAACTATGAAGAAGAACTGGAATTCTTCTCGATTAAAGTTCCAGATGGTCCACTTACTTCTATTCTACAAAAAGTAAAAGTTGGTGATGAGATTTTAGTGTCTCGCAAGCCAACAGGCACACTGGTTCTGGATGACTTGAATCCTGGTAAAAACCTGTACCTGCTTTCTTCTGGTACTGGTCTTGCCCCTTTCCTTTCTGTGATTCGTGATCCGGAAACTTATGAACGTTTTGAAAAAATTATCGTTGTTCACGGTACGCGTTTCATTTCAGAACTGGCTTATCAAGATTTGATTCTGAACGAAATTCCAAACCACGAATTCTTTGGTGAGTTGGGTGCGAAAGAGAAACTAGTTTACTACCCAACGGTAACTCGTGAAGATTTCCATACTCAAGGTCGTGTAACGACTGCAATTGAATCTGGTCAATTGTTCGAGAAAATCGGTCTGCCACGTTTCAACCCTGAAACTGACCGCGCAATGCTATGCGGTAGTCCAGCATTCCTTGATGACGTTGCTGCCCTTCTTGACCAACACGGTCTGAAAGAATCTCCACGTATGGGTGTTCTAGGCGATTACGTGATTGAACGTGCATTCGTTGAAAAATAA
- the rnk gene encoding nucleoside diphosphate kinase regulator yields the protein MQKTKLILSEQDLNRLETMLENQPKLTPTMQQLEDELARAEVVKPQDIPANIVTMHARALVTIANQTKEIMLVYPHEFKGEPGQLNIVAPVGAAILGLAEGQTIEWPQPDGEIMKVKIEKVLYQPEREGDYL from the coding sequence ATGCAAAAAACCAAGCTTATTTTGTCGGAACAGGATCTAAACCGTCTGGAGACTATGCTTGAGAATCAACCCAAACTGACTCCAACCATGCAGCAGCTAGAGGATGAGCTGGCACGGGCAGAGGTGGTTAAACCCCAAGATATTCCTGCCAATATAGTTACCATGCATGCACGCGCCTTGGTCACCATTGCTAATCAGACCAAAGAGATTATGCTGGTCTATCCGCATGAATTTAAGGGCGAGCCAGGACAGCTGAATATTGTAGCGCCTGTTGGTGCCGCGATTCTCGGGTTGGCTGAAGGGCAAACGATTGAATGGCCGCAACCGGACGGTGAAATAATGAAAGTCAAAATAGAAAAGGTGTTGTATCAGCCAGAACGTGAAGGGGACTATTTATAA